The following are from one region of the Nicotiana tabacum cultivar K326 chromosome 3, ASM71507v2, whole genome shotgun sequence genome:
- the LOC107824639 gene encoding CBL-interacting serine/threonine-protein kinase 11-like, with protein sequence MAFASSETTLFGKYELGKLLGCGAFAKVYHARDIKDGRSVAIKIINKTRINTNPALKSNIKREISIMRRLRHPHIVKLDEVLATKTKIYFVMEFVKGGELFAKIAKDGKFSEEKSRKIFQQLISAVRYCHSRGVYHRDLKPENLLIDENGDLKVSDFGLSALTEQVQQDGLLHTLCGTPSYVAPDILTKKGYDGAKVDIWTCGIILFVLNAGYLPFHDSNLMGMYQKICNGQFKCPKWMSSDLKRFLSRLLDTNPITRITIEEIIKDPWFKKGLKRVKFCEEDGQPQKHIQNLNLTSPSSSDEPSKEIEEVKEGEDKSSYLNAFDIISFSLGLNLSGLLNDECNPLEDSERLIVEESDETVIERVEEMAKTENIRLKKKKEWVMEMKKGKLIMNVEIYRVTDGFVVVEVRRKVGEIDMYKELWKNKIKPIILGQEPAEVLA encoded by the exons ATGGCCTTTGCCTCTTCAGAAACCACCCTATTCGGCAAATACGAGTTAGGAAAACTCCTCGGATGTGGCGCATTCGCCAAAGTGTACCACGCTAGGGACATCAAAGATGGCCGAAGCGTGGCgattaaaatcatcaacaagacAAGAATTAACACCAATCCCGCGCTGAAGTCCAACATCAAGCGCGAGATCTCAATCATGCGGCGTCTACGACACCCGCACATTGTCAAACTCGATGAAGTATTGGCGACCAAGACGAAGATCTACTTCGTCATGGAATTCGTCAAGGGCGGCGAATTGTTCGCGAAAATCGCCAAGGATGGAAAATTCAGCGAGGAAAAAAGTCGGAAAATTTTCCAGCAACTCATCTCCGCCGTCCGTTACTGTCATTCACGCGGCGTCTACCACCGTGATTTGAAACCTGAAAACTTATTGATTGATGAAAATGGCGATTTGAAAGTGTCCGATTTTGGACTCAGTGCGTTAACGGAACAAGTTCAACAAGACGGGTTGTTACACACGCTTTGTGGGACCCCTTCTTACGTGGCACCAGATATTCTAACAAAGAAAGGATATGATGGAGCTAAG GTAGACATATGGACATGTGGAATCATCTTGTTTGTATTGAATGCTGGATATTTGCCATTCCATGATTCAAATCTCATGGGGATGTACCAAAAAATATGCAATGGACAATTCAAGTGTCCTAAATGGATGTCATCTGATTTAAAACGATTTTTATCTCGACTTCTTGATACAAATCCTATAACAAGAATAACAATCGAAGAAATCATCAAAGATCCTTGGTTCAAGAAGGGCTTGAAACGCGTTAAATTTTGCGAGGAAGATGGTCAGCCTCAGAAACatattcagaatttaaatttaaCGAGTCCATCCAGCTCTGATGAGCCTAGCAAGGAAATAGAAGAGGTTAAGGAGGGAGAAGACAAGAGTTCTTATTTGaatgcttttgatattatctcatTCTCTTTAGGATTAAACCTCTCAGGATTGTTAAACGATGAATGCAATCCGTTGGAGGATTCAGAACGGTTAATCGTGGAAGAGTCGGATGAGACGGTAATAGAGAGAGTGGAGGAGATGGCGAAGACGGAGAATATCAggttgaagaagaaaaaagaatggGTGATGGAGATGAAAAAAGGTAAATTGATCATGAACGTGGAAATTTACAGAGTGACGGATGGTTTTGTAGTTGTGGAGGTTCGAAGAAAAGTTGGAGAAATTGATATGTATAAAGAGCTATGGAAGAATAAAATTAAGCCAATAATTCTAGGCCAAGAACCAGCAGAGGTTTTggcttaa